A stretch of Microbacterium sp. 4R-513 DNA encodes these proteins:
- a CDS encoding NUDIX domain-containing protein gives MPTPEFILTLREKIGHDPIPLVGVTAVVVHEGRVILGRRSDNGSLTPVTGIVDPGEEPADAAVRETLEEAGVQARAIRLVLAHQIPRVTYGNGDQADYLDLTFLCEWVSGEPYPADGELTEVGWYDLDDLPELELPDMTARIAAAVSGAAEAQFYGGR, from the coding sequence ATGCCCACACCCGAGTTCATCCTCACATTGAGGGAGAAGATCGGCCACGACCCGATCCCCCTCGTCGGCGTCACCGCCGTGGTCGTGCACGAGGGTCGGGTGATCCTCGGCCGCCGCAGCGACAACGGCAGCCTGACGCCGGTCACGGGGATCGTCGATCCCGGTGAGGAGCCCGCCGACGCCGCCGTCAGGGAGACCCTGGAGGAGGCCGGCGTGCAGGCTCGGGCGATCCGGCTCGTGCTCGCGCACCAGATCCCCCGTGTGACCTACGGGAACGGCGACCAGGCCGACTACCTCGACCTCACATTCCTCTGCGAGTGGGTGTCGGGTGAGCCGTATCCCGCGGACGGCGAGCTCACCGAGGTCGGCTGGTACGACCTCGACGACCTGCCCGAGCTCGAGCTCCCCGACATGACCGCCCGCATCGCCGCCGCAGTGTCGGGGGCCGCCGAAGCGCAGTTCTACGGCGGCCGCTGA
- a CDS encoding GNAT family N-acetyltransferase, with protein MGIEVLPATKYADLKTILGPKKPDSDVCWCLSYRLPPKENQALHRQARGRKVAALLRQGPPGVLAYDDDEVVGWAAVHPRADTAFATNRRIPHVDDLDVWSLWCVRVRPGHRGEGISHALVAGAVRFARDNGAPAIEGYPVDNAGAKVDLTMAYVGTRRLFEKAGFTKASDTTSVLNGFPRVLMRLDLR; from the coding sequence ATGGGCATCGAAGTGCTCCCCGCGACGAAGTACGCCGACCTCAAGACGATCCTCGGGCCGAAGAAGCCGGATTCGGACGTGTGCTGGTGCTTGAGCTATCGGCTGCCGCCGAAAGAGAATCAGGCGCTCCACCGCCAGGCGAGGGGGCGCAAAGTCGCCGCCCTGCTCCGGCAGGGGCCGCCAGGCGTGCTGGCGTACGACGACGATGAGGTTGTCGGATGGGCCGCGGTCCATCCACGCGCCGACACCGCGTTCGCGACGAACCGGAGGATCCCGCACGTCGACGATCTCGACGTCTGGTCGCTGTGGTGCGTCCGCGTGCGCCCTGGCCATCGCGGCGAGGGCATCTCGCACGCGCTGGTCGCGGGTGCTGTGCGGTTCGCGCGCGACAACGGCGCGCCCGCGATCGAGGGCTATCCGGTCGACAACGCCGGAGCCAAGGTCGATCTGACGATGGCCTATGTCGGCACCCGCCGGCTCTTCGAGAAGGCCGGCTTCACCAAGGCCTCCGACACGACATCGGTGCTCAACGGGTTCCCGCGCGTCCTGATGCGGCTCGACCTGCGCTGA
- a CDS encoding RluA family pseudouridine synthase, with the protein MESRSLPVPDGLDGVRVDAALAKMLGFSRTFAAEVAEAGGVRMDGRVLSKSDKLRGGAWLDLEWEARREPEVVPVEVPDLRIVYDDDDIVVVDKPAGVAAHPSVGWEGPTVLGALAAGGYRIATTGAAERQGVVHRLDVGTSGLMVVAKSERAYTALKRAFKEREVDKIYHAVVQGHPDPLAGTIDAPIGRHPTHSWKFAVTPSGKDSVTHYETLEAFPGASLLEIHLETGRTHQIRVHMAAHRHPCVGDPLYGADPTLSARLGLTRQWLHAHELSFAHPLTGDWVTFTSDYPADLAHALAVLRGD; encoded by the coding sequence GTGGAATCACGCAGCCTGCCCGTGCCCGACGGCCTCGACGGCGTCCGCGTCGACGCGGCCCTCGCCAAGATGCTCGGCTTCTCGCGCACCTTCGCCGCGGAGGTCGCTGAAGCCGGCGGCGTCCGGATGGACGGCCGGGTCCTCTCCAAGTCGGACAAGCTGCGCGGCGGCGCGTGGCTCGACCTCGAATGGGAGGCACGGCGAGAGCCCGAGGTCGTCCCGGTCGAGGTGCCCGATCTCCGCATCGTGTACGACGACGACGACATCGTCGTCGTGGACAAGCCCGCCGGGGTCGCGGCCCACCCGTCGGTGGGCTGGGAAGGGCCGACGGTGCTGGGAGCGCTCGCCGCAGGCGGCTACCGCATCGCGACGACGGGCGCCGCCGAGCGTCAAGGCGTCGTGCATCGCCTCGACGTCGGCACGAGCGGGCTCATGGTCGTCGCGAAGAGCGAGCGGGCCTACACGGCGCTCAAGCGCGCCTTCAAGGAGCGCGAGGTCGACAAGATCTACCACGCGGTCGTGCAGGGGCATCCGGACCCGCTTGCGGGCACCATCGACGCACCCATCGGCCGTCACCCCACCCACTCCTGGAAGTTCGCCGTCACGCCCTCGGGCAAGGACTCCGTGACGCACTACGAGACGCTCGAGGCGTTCCCGGGCGCCTCGCTGCTCGAGATCCATCTCGAGACGGGCCGCACGCACCAGATCCGCGTGCACATGGCCGCACACCGTCACCCGTGCGTCGGGGATCCGCTCTACGGCGCCGACCCGACCCTCTCGGCGCGGCTGGGCCTGACGAGGCAGTGGTTGCACGCCCACGAGCTGTCGTTCGCGCATCCCCTCACGGGTGACTGGGTGACGTTCACTTCCGACTACCCGGCCGACCTCGCCCATGCCCTGGCGGTGCTGCGCGGCGACTGA
- the lspA gene encoding signal peptidase II — protein MTGRAPLRQAAAGTIIAILAALVLAADQFTKYLAIQNLPPEEPVHVIGDFLIFYLVRNPGAAFSLGENVTWIFTIALAVVAVVIVWLAATRVRSRLWAVALGLLLGGVLGNLTDRMLREPGFAVGHVVDFINTPWMMPAIYNVADIFIVSMMIGVALLVLVGPHLDGTRHGKADDTADETDAAAGADSDADPGELDADPTDGRHPSSAGAEPEASGTAKD, from the coding sequence TTGACAGGCCGAGCCCCCCTTCGTCAGGCGGCGGCCGGCACCATCATCGCGATCCTCGCGGCGTTGGTGCTGGCCGCCGACCAGTTCACCAAGTACCTCGCGATCCAGAACCTGCCCCCTGAGGAGCCGGTTCACGTCATCGGCGACTTCCTGATCTTCTACCTCGTCCGCAATCCGGGGGCCGCGTTCTCGCTGGGCGAGAACGTCACGTGGATCTTCACGATCGCGCTTGCGGTCGTCGCCGTCGTCATCGTCTGGCTCGCCGCCACGCGCGTGCGCTCACGCCTCTGGGCGGTCGCCCTGGGCCTGCTTCTCGGCGGCGTGCTGGGCAACCTCACCGACCGGATGCTCCGCGAGCCCGGCTTCGCCGTGGGCCATGTCGTGGACTTCATCAACACGCCGTGGATGATGCCGGCGATCTACAACGTCGCCGACATCTTCATCGTGTCGATGATGATCGGCGTCGCCCTGCTCGTCCTCGTGGGTCCGCACCTCGACGGCACGCGTCACGGCAAGGCCGATGACACGGCGGATGAGACGGATGCCGCTGCCGGCGCCGATTCCGACGCCGATCCCGGGGAGCTCGATGCCGACCCCACGGACGGGCGGCACCCGTCTTCCGCGGGCGCCGAGCCCGAGGCATCCGGCACCGCCAAGGACTGA
- a CDS encoding DivIVA domain-containing protein → MALTPDDVVTKQFQHVRFKEGFDPDEVDDFLDEIVVEWRKTIAENDELKAKLAAYESGQAPAAAAPAPAVETPAPAPAPTPAPAVEGSGGAAASAGIIELAQRLHDEHVAEGQAKRDQLIADAQSQAASIVAEAETKGREELARLERERTTLEGRITELRQFERDYRQQLRTYIEGHLRDLDSSAANSSGPTPVSAIGL, encoded by the coding sequence ATGGCATTGACCCCCGATGACGTCGTCACCAAGCAGTTCCAGCACGTCCGGTTCAAGGAGGGCTTCGACCCGGACGAGGTCGACGACTTCCTGGATGAGATCGTCGTCGAGTGGCGCAAGACCATCGCTGAGAACGACGAGCTGAAGGCCAAGCTCGCCGCGTACGAGTCCGGTCAGGCGCCCGCCGCCGCGGCCCCCGCTCCGGCCGTCGAGACGCCGGCGCCGGCGCCCGCTCCGACCCCCGCCCCGGCCGTCGAGGGCTCCGGTGGGGCCGCCGCGAGCGCGGGCATCATCGAGCTCGCCCAGCGCCTCCACGACGAGCACGTCGCCGAGGGCCAGGCGAAGCGCGATCAGCTCATCGCCGACGCCCAGTCCCAGGCGGCGTCGATCGTCGCCGAGGCCGAGACCAAGGGTCGCGAAGAGCTCGCGCGCCTCGAGCGCGAGCGCACGACGCTCGAAGGCCGCATCACGGAGCTGCGCCAGTTCGAGCGCGACTACCGTCAGCAGCTGCGCACCTACATCGAGGGCCACCTGCGCGACCTCGACTCGTCGGCCGCGAACTCGTCCGGTCCGACGCCGGTCTCGGCGATCGGCCTGTAG
- a CDS encoding YggT family protein — MDIIRVIAAVLNTLLLIYILFLLIRLVLDWIPFFNREWRPKGAGLVAAEVVYTVTDPPLKLFRRFIPPLRVGQVAIDFGFAITMLLCFILLSVTRSIAS; from the coding sequence GTGGACATCATCCGCGTCATCGCGGCGGTCCTGAACACGCTCCTGCTCATCTACATCCTCTTCCTCCTGATCCGGCTCGTCCTGGACTGGATCCCGTTCTTCAACCGGGAGTGGCGTCCGAAGGGTGCGGGACTCGTCGCCGCCGAGGTCGTCTACACCGTCACCGATCCGCCGCTGAAGCTCTTCCGACGCTTCATCCCTCCGCTGCGGGTCGGCCAGGTCGCGATCGATTTCGGGTTCGCGATCACGATGCTGCTGTGCTTCATCCTGCTGTCCGTCACGAGGTCGATCGCGAGCTGA
- the sepF gene encoding cell division protein SepF → MSNPLKKTMVYLGLADEEEVYEEPAPQPTARKSLQPVEKAAAPVTPLHRPAVVRQPAPSAISEILTVHPKQYRDAQVIAENFRDGIPVIINLSQMSDADARRLIDFASGLSLGLYGRIERVTSKVFLLSPESVSVSGDGAVAQADAESVPFAP, encoded by the coding sequence ATGTCGAACCCGCTCAAGAAGACCATGGTCTATCTCGGACTCGCAGACGAGGAAGAAGTGTACGAAGAGCCTGCGCCCCAGCCCACGGCCCGCAAGAGCCTCCAGCCTGTCGAGAAGGCGGCTGCTCCGGTGACCCCGCTGCACCGTCCCGCCGTCGTGCGCCAGCCGGCGCCGTCCGCGATCAGCGAGATCCTGACGGTCCACCCGAAGCAGTACCGCGACGCACAGGTCATCGCCGAGAACTTCCGTGACGGCATCCCCGTCATCATCAATCTGTCGCAGATGTCGGACGCCGACGCGCGGCGGCTGATCGACTTCGCGAGCGGCCTCTCACTCGGCCTGTACGGACGCATCGAGCGCGTGACGAGCAAGGTCTTCCTGCTCTCGCCGGAGAGCGTCAGCGTCTCGGGTGACGGCGCTGTCGCGCAGGCCGACGCCGAGTCGGTCCCCTTCGCGCCGTAG
- a CDS encoding YggS family pyridoxal phosphate-dependent enzyme — protein sequence MNHASLAERLAEVDARIADAAMAAGRDPRALTRIVVTKFHPASLVDELYALGVRDVGENRQQELTEKQRAVGEHEGLAWHFIGQAQTNKARAIRAAASVVHSVDRARLATALDAAGEGMPRLDVLLQVNLTDDPGRGGVAPDGLEELATHTAGCPTLRVRGVMGVAPLDEPPTPAFERLAVCSERLRAVVPDATWISAGMTADFAEAIAAGATHLRIGSAITGPRPAHG from the coding sequence GTGAACCATGCGTCGCTCGCTGAGCGTCTCGCGGAGGTCGACGCCCGGATCGCGGACGCCGCAATGGCGGCGGGCCGCGATCCGCGCGCGTTGACCCGCATCGTCGTGACGAAGTTCCACCCCGCGTCACTCGTCGACGAGCTCTATGCCCTCGGCGTGCGCGATGTGGGCGAGAACCGGCAGCAGGAGCTGACCGAGAAGCAGCGCGCCGTCGGCGAGCACGAGGGCCTCGCGTGGCACTTCATCGGGCAGGCGCAGACGAACAAGGCGCGGGCGATCCGGGCAGCGGCATCCGTCGTCCACTCGGTCGACCGCGCGCGACTCGCCACCGCCCTCGATGCGGCCGGAGAGGGGATGCCGCGACTCGACGTGCTGCTGCAGGTCAACCTCACCGACGATCCGGGCCGCGGGGGCGTCGCTCCCGACGGCCTCGAAGAGCTCGCGACCCATACCGCAGGGTGCCCGACTCTGCGCGTGCGCGGGGTGATGGGGGTCGCGCCGCTCGACGAGCCCCCCACCCCGGCGTTCGAGCGCCTGGCGGTGTGCAGCGAGCGACTGCGTGCCGTCGTGCCCGACGCGACCTGGATCTCCGCGGGTATGACGGCCGATTTCGCCGAGGCGATCGCCGCCGGTGCGACACACCTGCGGATCGGCTCCGCAATCACGGGCCCGAGGCCCGCACACGGTTAA
- a CDS encoding FtsQ-type POTRA domain-containing protein has protein sequence MRRPSPLPPTARPPADERAAGETSEPATGARVAPGAVPVDASRELRAETFEPAPGVTISRPDEALLAPVIPLQAPGETAGGEDEPPIDGESGQGGATPIGVRDVWRAARARRKALRAEVRRFTVRQRRRRMIWIGVAASLLLLVLTTLAAAYSPLFAVEKVRVVGTSLLDAGAVEDALDDQLGTPLPLVDESAVKAALIAFPLVQSYSLEARPPHELVVRIVERLPIGLLETDAGFTLVDAAGVALSTTESPAPGRPLLSIQGGTTSSAFDAVGEVMRALPATIRDQVTAVSASTPDDVTLTLGGTDTQVIWGSADESAMKALVLEKVMQSRPPESVTAYDVSSPRAVVVR, from the coding sequence ATGCGCCGGCCCTCACCGCTCCCGCCGACCGCGCGTCCTCCCGCCGATGAGCGCGCGGCGGGGGAGACGTCCGAGCCTGCGACAGGAGCGCGGGTCGCGCCCGGAGCGGTGCCGGTCGACGCGTCGCGCGAACTCCGCGCCGAGACGTTCGAGCCCGCCCCCGGGGTGACGATCTCGCGCCCGGATGAGGCGCTGCTCGCGCCCGTCATCCCGCTTCAGGCACCCGGCGAGACGGCCGGAGGCGAGGATGAGCCGCCCATCGACGGTGAGTCGGGCCAAGGCGGCGCCACGCCGATCGGAGTTCGCGATGTGTGGCGAGCGGCGCGGGCACGCCGCAAGGCGCTGCGCGCCGAGGTGCGTCGCTTCACCGTGCGGCAGCGCCGCCGGCGCATGATCTGGATCGGGGTCGCGGCATCCCTCCTGCTTCTCGTCCTGACGACGCTCGCCGCCGCCTACAGCCCGCTGTTCGCGGTCGAGAAGGTGCGGGTCGTGGGCACCTCGCTGCTCGATGCCGGTGCCGTCGAGGACGCCCTCGACGACCAGCTCGGAACCCCGCTCCCGCTCGTCGACGAGAGCGCCGTGAAGGCCGCGCTCATCGCGTTCCCCCTCGTGCAGTCGTACTCGCTCGAGGCCCGGCCTCCGCACGAGCTCGTCGTCCGTATCGTCGAGCGCCTGCCCATCGGGCTGCTGGAGACCGACGCGGGGTTCACCCTCGTCGACGCGGCAGGCGTCGCACTCTCGACGACCGAGAGTCCCGCACCCGGCCGCCCGCTGCTGTCGATCCAGGGCGGCACGACGTCGTCCGCCTTCGACGCCGTGGGAGAGGTCATGCGCGCCTTGCCCGCGACGATCCGCGACCAGGTCACGGCGGTCTCGGCATCCACCCCCGACGACGTCACCCTGACCCTCGGCGGCACCGACACGCAGGTGATCTGGGGCAGCGCCGATGAGTCGGCGATGAAGGCCCTGGTCCTCGAGAAGGTCATGCAATCCCGCCCGCCCGAGTCGGTCACGGCGTACGACGTGTCGTCGCCGCGGGCGGTCGTCGTTCGCTGA
- the murC gene encoding UDP-N-acetylmuramate--L-alanine ligase, giving the protein MIRPDLSLPIPENIEAAHFIGIGGSGMSGLARMFLERGIRVSGSDRADSPVLRELAAQGATVHVGHDAANLADDVDTVVHTGAIWPENPEFVLAKQRGLHVIHRSQALYWLIGGRRLVSVAGAHGKTTSTGMIVTALKSLDTEPTFVSGGIVADLGVSSGTGTDELFVIEADESDGTFLLYDTSIAFITNVDPDHLDHWGSDDAFYEGFAKFADEAREAVVISADDPGARRVAAAIRHPHVVTFGTTDAADVRISDIRTAGPVAFTITYRGESVDARLQIPGEHNAINAAGVVAVLLTLGFDLAASVGAVEEFAGTVRRFELHGVARGVSVYDDYAHHPTEVAAALSAARTVVGDGRIIALHQPHTYSRTQHMYREFAEVLEGLADHTVVLDVYGAREDPIPGVTGELVSGAFHDPSHVHFVADWDSAAQYTASVARDGDFVITLGCGNVYQIIPQVLDSLTRTPGE; this is encoded by the coding sequence ATGATCAGACCCGACCTGAGCCTCCCCATTCCCGAGAACATCGAGGCCGCGCACTTCATCGGAATCGGCGGCTCCGGGATGTCGGGCCTGGCCCGTATGTTCCTCGAGCGGGGCATCCGCGTGTCCGGCTCCGACCGCGCCGACAGCCCCGTGCTGCGCGAGCTGGCGGCCCAAGGGGCGACCGTGCACGTCGGGCACGATGCCGCGAACCTCGCCGACGACGTCGACACCGTCGTCCACACCGGCGCGATCTGGCCCGAGAACCCCGAGTTCGTGCTCGCCAAGCAGCGCGGGCTGCACGTCATCCACCGTTCGCAGGCGCTCTACTGGCTCATCGGCGGACGCCGGCTCGTCTCCGTCGCGGGCGCTCACGGCAAGACGACCTCGACGGGCATGATCGTGACGGCGCTCAAGAGCCTCGACACCGAGCCCACCTTCGTCAGCGGCGGCATCGTCGCCGACCTGGGCGTCTCGAGCGGCACCGGCACCGATGAGCTCTTCGTGATCGAGGCCGACGAGTCCGACGGCACGTTCCTCCTCTACGACACCTCGATCGCATTCATCACGAACGTCGACCCCGATCATCTGGACCACTGGGGATCGGACGACGCGTTCTACGAGGGGTTCGCGAAGTTCGCCGACGAGGCTCGCGAGGCCGTCGTCATCTCGGCCGACGATCCGGGCGCGCGCCGCGTGGCCGCCGCGATCAGGCATCCGCACGTCGTGACGTTCGGGACCACGGATGCCGCGGACGTCCGCATCTCGGACATCCGCACCGCCGGTCCCGTCGCCTTCACGATCACCTACCGGGGCGAGTCGGTCGACGCGCGGCTGCAGATCCCCGGAGAGCACAACGCGATCAACGCGGCCGGAGTCGTCGCGGTGCTCCTCACGCTCGGCTTCGACCTCGCGGCATCCGTCGGCGCGGTCGAGGAGTTCGCCGGGACCGTGCGCCGCTTCGAGCTGCACGGCGTCGCCCGTGGGGTCAGCGTCTACGACGATTACGCGCACCACCCGACGGAGGTCGCCGCCGCCCTAAGCGCCGCGCGCACGGTGGTCGGCGATGGAAGGATCATCGCGCTCCACCAGCCGCACACCTACTCGCGGACGCAGCACATGTATCGCGAGTTCGCCGAGGTGCTCGAGGGCCTCGCCGATCACACTGTCGTGCTCGACGTCTACGGCGCGCGGGAGGACCCCATCCCTGGCGTGACCGGCGAGCTCGTCAGCGGGGCGTTCCACGACCCGTCGCACGTGCACTTCGTCGCGGACTGGGACTCGGCTGCGCAGTACACCGCTTCCGTCGCGCGCGACGGCGACTTCGTCATCACGCTCGGCTGCGGGAACGTCTACCAGATCATCCCGCAGGTGCTCGACTCGCTCACGCGGACGCCCGGGGAGTGA
- a CDS encoding UDP-N-acetylglucosamine--N-acetylmuramyl-(pentapeptide) pyrophosphoryl-undecaprenol N-acetylglucosamine transferase: MTDGATDGGTNEELDRTGGRTYLLAGGGTAGHVNPLLAVADALREREPDAEVLVLGTREGLEARLVPLRGYELLIVDKVPFPRRPNRDAAAFPNRFRRAIAQVRRQVKERRVDVVVGFGGYASAPAYVAARREGIPFVVHEANARPGLANVLGARRAAGVGVAFEGTPLTRGRVVGMPLRREIVALDRDAHRAEAGAHFGLDAGRPTLLVFGGSLGAQRLNDAFGGAWQDVLDAGWQLLHVTGEKSQLADPGVEGYSLQRYVDRMDLAFSLADFIVSRAGAATVSEISALGIPAAYVPYAVGNGEQALNAGSAVRAGAAILIPDAEFTPDRVRSEVVPLLADAARRERMARAAASVGTRSGTENVVAMIDEALGR, translated from the coding sequence GTGACGGATGGCGCGACCGACGGTGGAACGAACGAAGAGCTCGATCGGACCGGAGGCCGCACCTACCTCCTCGCCGGAGGCGGTACCGCCGGCCACGTCAATCCGCTCCTCGCCGTCGCCGACGCTCTGAGGGAGCGGGAGCCCGACGCCGAAGTGCTCGTCCTCGGAACGCGCGAGGGGCTCGAGGCGCGCCTCGTCCCACTCCGCGGGTACGAGCTCCTCATCGTGGACAAGGTCCCGTTCCCGCGACGGCCGAATCGGGATGCGGCGGCCTTCCCGAACCGGTTCCGCCGGGCGATCGCGCAGGTGCGCCGGCAGGTGAAGGAGCGCCGCGTCGACGTCGTCGTCGGCTTCGGCGGCTACGCGTCGGCGCCTGCCTATGTCGCGGCGCGGCGTGAGGGGATTCCGTTCGTGGTGCACGAGGCGAATGCCCGGCCGGGGCTCGCCAACGTCCTCGGCGCACGGCGGGCGGCCGGAGTCGGTGTCGCGTTCGAGGGGACGCCGCTCACGCGCGGCCGCGTGGTGGGGATGCCGCTGCGCCGCGAGATCGTCGCGCTCGACCGCGATGCGCACCGAGCCGAGGCCGGCGCGCACTTCGGTCTCGATGCGGGGCGTCCCACGCTGCTCGTGTTCGGGGGATCGCTCGGCGCCCAGCGCCTCAACGACGCCTTCGGCGGGGCGTGGCAGGACGTGCTCGACGCGGGCTGGCAGCTGCTCCACGTGACGGGGGAGAAGTCGCAGCTCGCCGATCCCGGAGTCGAGGGGTATTCGTTGCAGCGCTACGTCGACCGCATGGATCTGGCGTTCTCGCTCGCCGACTTCATCGTGTCGCGCGCCGGGGCGGCCACCGTGAGCGAGATCAGCGCCCTCGGCATCCCGGCCGCATACGTGCCGTACGCCGTCGGCAACGGCGAGCAGGCGCTCAACGCCGGGTCCGCGGTCCGGGCGGGCGCCGCGATCCTCATCCCCGACGCCGAGTTCACGCCCGACCGGGTGCGGAGCGAGGTCGTCCCGCTGCTCGCCGATGCGGCTCGACGCGAACGGATGGCGCGGGCCGCGGCATCCGTCGGCACACGATCGGGAACCGAGAACGTCGTCGCGATGATCGACGAGGCGCTCGGGCGCTGA
- the ftsW gene encoding putative lipid II flippase FtsW, with protein MASTTTTPTRPAAKRPDATAATSSAGTASRPDTEAVKSRRGLAARVHLGKVFAPVPSEFLLITSTALMLTGFGLVMILSATSATATARGEAPYEAVLKQAVFALIGIPLMLIASRLPIQFWKRAAWPALIFALLFQMLVFTPLGVEANGNRNWISIGGVQAQPAEFLKLALALWIGYVLFRKRTLLGSWTHVFIPLVPVTLLVLAAVMAGDDMGTAMVIALVALGALFFSGVKLRIFILPLLLGIVGAAAFAVTSPNRMHRIMSFLDANCLADYFNSCYQPLHGIWGLAGGGIFGLGLGNSKEKYDWLPAAANDYIFAIVGEELGLIGCIVVLGLFALFAVGAFHIVRKTDDPFVRIVAGAITVWIVGQALINIGVVLRVFPVLGVPLPFMSQGGTSLLSVLVACGVLLSFARTLPVATAQRRGQASRARAPRAARAKIPG; from the coding sequence ATGGCGAGCACGACGACGACACCGACCCGACCGGCGGCGAAGAGGCCTGACGCCACCGCCGCCACATCGTCGGCCGGAACCGCTTCGCGGCCGGACACGGAAGCCGTCAAGAGCAGACGGGGGCTCGCCGCCCGCGTGCATCTCGGCAAGGTCTTCGCCCCCGTGCCGAGCGAGTTCCTGCTCATCACGTCGACGGCGCTCATGCTCACGGGCTTCGGGCTCGTCATGATCCTGTCGGCGACCTCGGCGACGGCCACCGCCCGGGGCGAGGCGCCCTACGAGGCGGTGCTCAAGCAGGCGGTCTTCGCCCTCATCGGCATCCCGCTCATGCTCATCGCGAGCCGCCTTCCCATCCAGTTCTGGAAGCGCGCGGCGTGGCCGGCCCTCATCTTCGCGCTGCTCTTCCAGATGCTCGTCTTCACGCCCCTCGGCGTGGAAGCCAACGGAAACCGCAACTGGATCTCGATCGGCGGCGTGCAGGCCCAGCCCGCAGAGTTCCTCAAACTCGCGCTCGCGCTGTGGATCGGCTACGTGCTGTTCCGCAAGCGGACGCTCCTGGGGTCGTGGACGCACGTCTTCATCCCGCTCGTCCCGGTGACGCTCCTCGTGCTCGCCGCGGTCATGGCCGGCGACGACATGGGCACCGCCATGGTCATCGCCCTCGTCGCCCTCGGCGCGCTGTTCTTCTCGGGCGTCAAGCTCCGCATCTTCATCCTCCCGCTCCTGCTCGGGATCGTCGGGGCCGCGGCATTCGCCGTGACGAGCCCCAACCGCATGCACCGCATCATGAGCTTCCTCGATGCGAACTGCCTCGCGGATTACTTCAACTCCTGCTACCAGCCGCTCCACGGCATCTGGGGCCTCGCGGGCGGCGGCATCTTCGGGCTCGGCCTCGGCAACTCCAAGGAGAAGTACGACTGGCTCCCCGCGGCAGCGAACGACTACATCTTCGCCATCGTCGGCGAGGAGCTCGGGCTCATCGGGTGCATCGTCGTGCTGGGGCTGTTCGCGCTCTTCGCCGTCGGCGCGTTCCACATCGTGCGCAAGACCGACGACCCGTTCGTCCGCATCGTCGCGGGTGCCATCACGGTGTGGATCGTCGGCCAGGCGCTCATCAACATCGGCGTCGTCCTCCGGGTCTTCCCCGTGCTGGGCGTCCCGCTGCCGTTCATGTCGCAGGGAGGCACCTCGCTCCTCTCCGTGCTCGTCGCCTGCGGGGTGCTCCTGTCGTTCGCCCGGACGCTCCCGGTGGCGACCGCGCAGCGCCGGGGCCAGGCATCCCGAGCACGAGCCCCCCGCGCGGCTCGTGCGAAGATTCCAGGGTGA